A window from Thermodesulfobacteriota bacterium encodes these proteins:
- a CDS encoding TonB-dependent receptor, translated as MRIARGRIFHKKWYDDKSYGSDGSIRYTLGTHEMRFGFDYTRFKDDGAKRLHKDTRGPLREPNYVNSETFGLYVVDEIQITPKLMISPAIRYVSYDGNAGPSGKKERIKDIEMEGLSPSVRLTYSLTPRSLLYLTVAQVLRVPTPPEHYWHFSPDAGVYTGDLPLKKEHGFLIQAGWKSQLPSKTSVEVHPYYYRVKNYIHFDLINYVSYNIPKATLYGCEIEVAQEFKKGFSAFGNYSFQRSHTEDDPLTRKFLDPRDRDFDEIPTLP; from the coding sequence ATGAGAATAGCTCGAGGACGGATCTTTCATAAAAAATGGTACGACGATAAGTCCTATGGATCAGATGGTTCAATACGATACACTCTAGGCACCCATGAAATGAGATTTGGATTCGACTACACTAGATTCAAAGACGACGGAGCCAAGCGGCTCCACAAAGACACTAGAGGACCTCTCAGGGAACCGAACTACGTAAACTCCGAAACCTTTGGTCTTTATGTCGTAGATGAGATTCAAATAACTCCCAAATTAATGATAAGTCCGGCCATACGATACGTAAGTTACGATGGAAATGCAGGGCCTTCCGGAAAAAAAGAAAGGATAAAGGATATAGAGATGGAAGGTCTTTCCCCATCGGTTAGACTTACTTACAGTCTTACACCTAGATCCCTTCTTTACCTTACTGTGGCGCAGGTTCTAAGGGTCCCTACCCCGCCCGAACATTACTGGCATTTTTCTCCCGATGCTGGAGTTTATACTGGAGATCTCCCACTTAAAAAGGAGCACGGATTTTTAATTCAGGCAGGATGGAAGAGTCAGCTACCCTCTAAAACCTCAGTGGAGGTGCATCCATATTACTACAGGGTTAAAAACTACATCCACTTCGATCTCATAAACTACGTTTCTTACAACATCCCGAAAGCTACTCTTTATGGTTGTGAGATTGAGGTTGCACAAGAGTTCAAAAAAGGATTTTCAGCCTTTGGGAACTATAGTTTTCAGAGAAGTCATACAGAGGACGACCCTTTAACGCGAAAATTCCTGGATCCTAGGGATAGGGACTTTGACGAGATCCCAACTCTACCCTAA